Proteins co-encoded in one Hymenobacter swuensis DY53 genomic window:
- a CDS encoding cytochrome b5 domain-containing protein, whose translation MDDHSFTNSPHNEKRQTENDLPTYTRSQLALRNGQDRDEIWVAYHGNIYDVSRSRLWKRGNHYEHWAGQDLTKELDQDAPHTPNVFDKFPVIGRLI comes from the coding sequence ATGGATGACCACTCTTTTACCAACAGTCCGCACAACGAAAAACGGCAAACAGAAAACGACCTCCCTACCTACACCCGCAGCCAGTTGGCTTTGCGCAACGGGCAGGACCGGGACGAAATCTGGGTAGCGTACCACGGCAATATTTACGATGTAAGCCGCTCCCGCCTCTGGAAGCGCGGCAACCACTACGAACACTGGGCCGGCCAGGACCTGACCAAGGAACTGGACCAAGACGCCCCACATACCCCCAATGTTTTTGATAAATTCCCAGTTATCGGGCGGCTGATCTGA
- the murQ gene encoding N-acetylmuramic acid 6-phosphate etherase, producing MSTTESPSVFNNLETLSTAELLAGINSVDQTVPQAVAKALPQIEALVEATVARLVVGGRLFYIGAGTSGRLGILDASECPPTFGVPHGVVIGLIAGGDTAIRKAVENAEDDAEQAWRDLEGYSITAQDIVVGIAASGRTPYVIGGLEQARRHGVATGCIVCNADSGVAAVAEFPVEVVTGPEFVTGSTRLKAGTAQKLVLNMLTTATFIRLGRVKGNKMVDMQLSNAKLVDRGEKMLMDELGIAQPEAAALLRQHGSVRAALVAYND from the coding sequence ATGAGTACCACTGAAAGTCCTTCCGTTTTCAACAACCTTGAAACCCTTTCGACGGCGGAGTTGCTGGCGGGCATTAACAGCGTAGACCAAACCGTGCCGCAGGCTGTGGCGAAGGCCCTGCCCCAGATTGAGGCCCTGGTAGAAGCCACCGTGGCCCGTTTGGTAGTTGGCGGCCGGTTATTCTACATTGGCGCCGGCACCAGCGGGCGACTGGGCATTCTGGATGCCTCGGAGTGCCCGCCCACATTTGGCGTGCCCCACGGCGTGGTTATCGGCCTCATTGCCGGCGGCGACACGGCAATCCGGAAGGCCGTGGAAAATGCGGAGGACGACGCGGAGCAGGCTTGGCGTGACCTAGAGGGATACAGCATCACTGCGCAGGATATCGTCGTCGGTATTGCTGCCTCCGGCCGGACGCCCTACGTGATTGGCGGCCTGGAACAGGCCCGTCGGCACGGCGTAGCCACGGGCTGCATTGTGTGCAACGCTGATTCCGGGGTGGCGGCCGTGGCGGAGTTTCCGGTGGAAGTAGTGACGGGCCCGGAATTTGTCACCGGCAGCACTCGCCTCAAAGCCGGCACCGCCCAGAAGCTGGTGCTCAACATGCTGACTACCGCCACTTTCATTCGCCTGGGCCGCGTGAAGGGAAACAAAATGGTGGATATGCAGCTCAGCAACGCCAAGCTGGTAGACCGGGGCGAAAAAATGCTGATGGACGAACTGGGTATTGCGCAACCTGAAGCCGCCGCCCTGCTGCGGCAGCATGGCTCGGTGCGGGCGGCGCTGGTGGCGTATAATGATTAA
- a CDS encoding formimidoylglutamase — MNLAIFFDPLAEELVASASSPTTLAGYVTPFLDAFPDWRSADLALIGLDEWRGSAAGTPVAHGADAVRHHFYRLQKGTGPCRLVDLGNLRPGLTLEDTYQRLREIIAALLEHNTVPLLLGGSHDLDYGQFLAYETLDRPVCFATIDARVDMAEPDSAFPEDSHLRRMLLHEPSFLFNFAQLAHQQYLVAPDVLTALEKLHFETLRVGQIRDDIRQAEPLLRQADFVSFDIAALRWNDAPGYYPANPFGLTNEEAAKLAWYAGCNDQLTSFGLYGYRPDYDTHGLASMVLATMLWYFVEGYYYRRRETDFRGPNFVRYAAGLHGPPDYSPLGDSEQEGPDRIVFYKSQQTDRWWMEVVNMTGSMKRIVPCSYQDYLHAAQGDVPHRWILTQALLG, encoded by the coding sequence ATGAATCTGGCCATCTTTTTTGACCCGCTCGCCGAAGAGCTGGTAGCATCCGCCTCCTCTCCCACCACCCTGGCCGGCTACGTCACGCCCTTTCTGGATGCGTTTCCGGACTGGCGGTCAGCTGATCTGGCCCTGATCGGGCTGGATGAATGGCGGGGCAGTGCCGCCGGGACTCCGGTCGCTCATGGGGCCGATGCCGTGCGTCATCACTTCTACCGGTTGCAGAAAGGCACCGGACCCTGCCGCTTAGTGGACCTGGGCAACCTACGACCCGGCCTCACGCTGGAAGACACATATCAGCGTCTGCGCGAAATTATTGCGGCTTTGCTGGAGCACAACACCGTGCCGCTGCTGCTAGGTGGCTCCCACGACCTGGATTATGGTCAGTTCCTGGCGTACGAAACTCTGGATCGGCCCGTATGCTTCGCCACTATTGATGCGCGCGTGGACATGGCCGAACCCGATTCGGCTTTTCCCGAAGACAGCCACCTGCGGCGGATGCTGCTGCACGAGCCCAGCTTCCTGTTCAACTTCGCCCAACTGGCCCACCAGCAGTACCTAGTGGCGCCCGATGTACTGACGGCTCTGGAAAAGCTGCACTTCGAAACGCTGCGTGTAGGCCAGATTCGCGACGATATCCGGCAGGCCGAACCATTATTGCGGCAGGCTGATTTTGTGAGCTTTGATATTGCGGCCCTGCGCTGGAATGATGCTCCCGGCTATTACCCGGCCAATCCGTTTGGGCTGACCAACGAGGAAGCGGCCAAGCTGGCCTGGTACGCGGGCTGCAACGATCAGCTTACTTCGTTCGGCCTTTACGGCTACCGCCCCGATTACGACACGCATGGACTAGCATCCATGGTGCTGGCTACCATGCTCTGGTATTTTGTGGAGGGTTACTATTACCGCCGCCGGGAAACCGATTTCCGCGGCCCCAATTTTGTGCGCTATGCGGCCGGCCTGCACGGACCGCCTGATTATAGTCCGCTGGGAGACAGTGAGCAGGAAGGCCCCGACCGGATTGTGTTCTACAAGTCGCAACAAACGGACCGGTGGTGGATGGAAGTGGTAAACATGACGGGCAGTATGAAACGCATTGTGCCCTGTAGCTACCAAGACTACCTGCACGCGGCACAGGGAGACGTGCCGCACCGCTGGATTCTGACGCAGGCACTGCTGGGTTGA